In Oryza brachyantha chromosome 2, ObraRS2, whole genome shotgun sequence, a single window of DNA contains:
- the LOC107303508 gene encoding uncharacterized protein LOC107303508 gives MGFIELLMGSIPEIRRAETPFMDRDFRFLPFPVGGVLSCSSVSWFVGVYGMTEFLAYVVPVPDVMDEEKRARKGDISPAGSPRKSPRLGRPAAPTVAGSGGGGAAPHEGANPYEDLNDPNGAFIAGEEPHPQEFLDAAEEEEAVMPLQALLGEVAMNADGGPHWDELDNRAEHREEKEKVTVSAAKTQQEDRLFSYFWKCELQGKGEMPCTQCFEEKRSTPRCFRKGSMMNHYFDCHRQLMRVKTRVRCSCCGNFFKNPQEYYRHNKQIHDN, from the exons ATGGGTTTTATCGAGCTCTTGATGGGCTCGATTCCTGAAATCCGTCGCGCCGAGACGCCGTTCATGGACCGGGATTTTCGATTTCTCCCTTTTCCTGTTGGTGGAGTTCTCTCGTGTTCTTCGGTTTCATG GTTCGTTGGGGTTTATGGAATGACGGAGTTTTTGGCTTATGTTGTTCCAGTTCCTGACGTGATGGACGAGGAGAAGAGGGCGAGGAAGGGGGATATCTCGCCCGCGGGGTCCCCGCGGAAATCTCCGCGCCTGGGGCGGCCAGCTGCGCCGACGGTGGCCGGGTCtggaggcggtggcgcagcGCCGCACGAGGGGGCCAATCCGTACGAGGACCTTAATGACCCAAATGGTGCCTTCATAGCCGGCGAGGAGCCACACCCGCAAGAATTtctcgacgccgccgaggaggaggaggccgtcATGCCCCTGCAGGCCCTGCTGGGTGAGGTTGCCATGAATGCTGATGGAGGGCCTCATTGGGATGAGCTTGATAATCGAGCAGAACATcgggaagaaaaggagaaggtGACCGTATCTGCCGCCAAGACACAGCAGGAAGACCGTCTATTCTCGTACTTTTGGAAGTGTGAGCTCCAAGGCAAAGGAGAGATGCCTTGCACCCAGTGCTTCGAAGAGAAGAGGTCTACTCCAAGGTGTTTCAGAAAAGGTTCTATGATGAACCATTACTTTGACTGCCATCGTCAATTGATGCGCGTCAAGACAAGGGTTAGGTGTTCCTGTTGCGGTAACTTCTTTAAGAACCCTCAAGAATACTACCGCCATAACAAGCAAATTCACGATAACTAA